Below is a window of Acidobacteriota bacterium DNA.
ACCGCGACGAACCGTACGGCCAGCACCAGCGGAATGGCCGCGAACCCCAGGAGCAGTCGCCTGCCGCTGTATGCCAGCACCAGCAGTTCCAACCCGATCATCACGAACAACACCGCGTTGAGGATCTCGTCCACGACCTCCCAGAAGCCGTCCAGCGCGTTACGGGTGTCGTCAGACATGCCGAACAGCCTGCCGTGATTGCCCATGAACAGCCCGGCGATAACCATCGCGATCGGCCCCGAGGTGTGCAGAAGCCCCGCCAGCGCATATCCGCCACCGACCATGGCGAGGGTGATCAGGATCTCGACGGAATGATTGTCGATCGTTTTCAACATGCGGTAGGCGACCCAGCCGATGACGAGACCGAACACCGCTCCGCCCAACGCCTCGACGA
It encodes the following:
- a CDS encoding cation:proton antiporter; amino-acid sequence: VEALGGAVFGLVIGWVAYRMLKTIDNHSVEILITLAMVGGGYALAGLLHTSGPIAMVIAGLFMGNHGRLFGMSDDTRNALDGFWEVVDEILNAVLFVMIGLELLVLAYSGRRLLLGFAAIPLVLAVRFVAVGIPISLLRRVREYVPHTVKLMTWCGVRGGISIALALSLPPSPNRELILSVTYAVVVFSVLVQGLTVAPAVRRALRGSSG